Proteins encoded by one window of Gopherus evgoodei ecotype Sinaloan lineage unplaced genomic scaffold, rGopEvg1_v1.p scaffold_32_arrow_ctg1, whole genome shotgun sequence:
- the LOC115640746 gene encoding zinc finger protein 585B-like isoform X1, producing MQENYEMVTSLGFPIPKPELIVQLEQEEQWVPDLQACEERRLLRCPHTAGAERGNENVEGNHHQEIPGEVQPQGTFVGGAEGKCFSSKSAQKSLKKSYTGERPHKCLDCGKSFIRQSALVRHKVVHTGERPHKCLDCGKNFIRRSEFVYHQAIHTGERPHKCLDCGKSFVRRSQLVQHQAIHTGERPHKCLDCGKSFIRQSALFRHKVVHAGGRTHKCLDCAKSFMQRSHLVKHQAIHTGERLHKCLDCGKSFLQRSHLVQHQAIHTGERPYKCLDCGKSFILRSALVRHKVVHTGERLHKCLDCGKSFIRRSELVYHQAIHTRERPHKCVDCGQSFIRKSELVQHKAIHTGERPHKCLDCGQSFIRRLNHVCHQSVHTRQRPHKCVDCDKSFIRRSHLVQHKAIHTGERPHKCLDCGKSFIRRSEFVYHQAIHTGERPHKCFDCGKSFIRQSALVRHKVVHTGERPHKCLDCGKSYIRRSNLVQHKAIHTGERPHKCLDCGKSFLQRSHLVQHQATHTGERPHKCLDCGKSFMLQSALVRHRVIHTRERPHKCLDCGKSFIQRSEFVYHQAVHTGERPHKCLDCGKSYIRRSHLVQHKAIHTGERPHKCLDCGKSYIRRSQLVQHKAIHTGERPPQVLAL from the exons atgcaggagaactacgagatggtgacctcgctgg GATTtcccattcccaaacctgagctgattGTCCAGCTGGAACAGGAAGAGCAGTGGGTGCCCGATCTCCAGGCCTGCGAGGAAAGAAGGCTTCTGAGATGCCCCCATACAG CAGGTGCTGAGCGAGGGAATGAGAATGTGGAGGGGAATCATCATCAGGAAATTCCTGGAGAAGTGCAACCACAGGGGACCTTTGTGGGAGGAGCTGAAGGGAAATGTTTCAGTTCAAAGTCAGCACAAAAGTCACTTAAGAAAAGctacacaggagagagaccccacaagtgcttagactgtgggaaaagtttcatacgtCAGTCAGCCCTTGTTAGACATAAAGtagtccacacaggagagagaccccacaagtgcttggactgtgggaaaaattTCATACGAAGGTCAGAATTTGTTtatcatcaggcaatccacacaggagagagaccccacaagtgtttggactgtgggaaaagtttcgtAAGAAGGTCACAGCTTGTtcaacatcaggcaatccacacaggagagagaccccataagtgcttagactgtgggaaaagtttcatacgtCAGTCAGCCCTTTTTAGACATAAAGTAGTCCACGCAGGAGGGAGaacccacaagtgcttggactgtgcaAAAAGTTTCATGCAAAGGTCacaccttgttaaacatcaggcaatccatacaggagagagactccacaagtgcttggactgtgggaaaagtttcctaCAAAGGTCACACCTTGTtcaacatcaggcaatccacacaggagagagaccctataagtgcttagactgtgggaaaagtttcatactgCGGTCAGCCCTTGTTAGACATAAAGtagtccacacaggagagagactccacaagtgcttggactgtgggaaaagcttcatacGAAGGTCAGAATTGGTTtatcatcaggcaatccacacaagagagagaccccacaagtgcgtGGACTGTGGGCAAAGTTTCATAAGAAAGTCCGAGCTTGTTCAACAtaaggcaatccacacaggagagagaccccacaagtgcttggactgtgggcaAAGTTTCATACGAAGGTTAAACCATGTTTGTCATCAGTCAGTCCACACAAGacagagaccccacaagtgcgtGGACTGTGACAAAAGTTTCATAAGAAGGTCACATCTTGTTCAACAtaaggcaatccacacaggagagagaccccacaagtgcttggactgtgggaaaagtttcatacgaAGGTCAGAATTTGTTtatcatcaggcaatccacacaggagagagaccgcATAAGTGctttgactgtgggaaaagtttcatacggCAGTCAGCCCTTGTTAGACATAAAGTAgttcacacaggagagagaccccacaagtgcttggactgtgggaaaagttacaTAAGAAGGTCAAACCTTGTTCAGCAtaaggcaatccacacaggagagagaccccacaagtgcttggactgtgggaaaagtttcctaCAAAGGTCACACCTTGTTCAACATCAGgcaacccacacaggagagagaccgcataagtgcttagactgtgggaaaagtttcatgcTGCAGTCAGCCCTTGTTAGACATAGAGTaatccacacaagagagagaccccacaagtgcttggactgtggaaaAAGCTTCATACAAAGGTCAGAATTTGTTTATCATCAGgcagtccacacaggagagagaccccacaagtgcttggactgtgggaaaagttacaTAAGAAGGTCACACCTTGTTCAACATAAGGCaatccatacaggagagagaccccacaagtgcttggactgtgggaaaagttacaTAAGAAGGTCACAGCTTGTTCAACAtaaggcaatccacacaggagagagaccgcCACAGGTGCTTGCTCTGTAG
- the LOC115640746 gene encoding zinc finger protein 585B-like isoform X4 → MQENYEMVTSLGFPIPKPELIVQLEQEEQWVPDLQACEERRLLRCPHTAGAERGNENVEGNHHQEIPGEVQPQGTFVGGAEGKCFSSKSAQKSLKKSYTGERPHKCLDCGKSFIRQSALVRHKVVHTGERPHKCLDCGKNFIRRSEFVYHQAIHTGERPHKCLDCGKSFVRRSQLVQHQAIHTGERPHKCLDCGKSFIRQSALFRHKVVHAGGRTHKCLDCAKSFMQRSHLVKHQAIHTGERLHKCLDCGKSFLQRSHLVQHQAIHTGERPYKCLDCGKSFILRSALVRHKVVHTGERLHKCLDCGKSFIRRSELVYHQAIHTRERPHKCVDCGQSFIRKSELVQHKAIHTGERPHKCLDCGQSFIRRLNHVCHQSVHTRQRPHKCVDCDKSFIRRSHLVQHKAIHTGERPHKCLDCGKSFIRRSEFVYHQAIHTGERPHKCFDCGKSFIRQSALVRHKVVHTGERPHKCLDCGKSYIRRSNLVQHKAIHTGERPHKCLDCGKSFLQRSHLVQHQAVHTGERPHKCLDCGKSYIRRSHLVQHKAIHTGERPHKCLDCGKSYIRRSQLVQHKAIHTGERPPQVLAL, encoded by the exons atgcaggagaactacgagatggtgacctcgctgg GATTtcccattcccaaacctgagctgattGTCCAGCTGGAACAGGAAGAGCAGTGGGTGCCCGATCTCCAGGCCTGCGAGGAAAGAAGGCTTCTGAGATGCCCCCATACAG CAGGTGCTGAGCGAGGGAATGAGAATGTGGAGGGGAATCATCATCAGGAAATTCCTGGAGAAGTGCAACCACAGGGGACCTTTGTGGGAGGAGCTGAAGGGAAATGTTTCAGTTCAAAGTCAGCACAAAAGTCACTTAAGAAAAGctacacaggagagagaccccacaagtgcttagactgtgggaaaagtttcatacgtCAGTCAGCCCTTGTTAGACATAAAGtagtccacacaggagagagaccccacaagtgcttggactgtgggaaaaattTCATACGAAGGTCAGAATTTGTTtatcatcaggcaatccacacaggagagagaccccacaagtgtttggactgtgggaaaagtttcgtAAGAAGGTCACAGCTTGTtcaacatcaggcaatccacacaggagagagaccccataagtgcttagactgtgggaaaagtttcatacgtCAGTCAGCCCTTTTTAGACATAAAGTAGTCCACGCAGGAGGGAGaacccacaagtgcttggactgtgcaAAAAGTTTCATGCAAAGGTCacaccttgttaaacatcaggcaatccatacaggagagagactccacaagtgcttggactgtgggaaaagtttcctaCAAAGGTCACACCTTGTtcaacatcaggcaatccacacaggagagagaccctataagtgcttagactgtgggaaaagtttcatactgCGGTCAGCCCTTGTTAGACATAAAGtagtccacacaggagagagactccacaagtgcttggactgtgggaaaagcttcatacGAAGGTCAGAATTGGTTtatcatcaggcaatccacacaagagagagaccccacaagtgcgtGGACTGTGGGCAAAGTTTCATAAGAAAGTCCGAGCTTGTTCAACAtaaggcaatccacacaggagagagaccccacaagtgcttggactgtgggcaAAGTTTCATACGAAGGTTAAACCATGTTTGTCATCAGTCAGTCCACACAAGacagagaccccacaagtgcgtGGACTGTGACAAAAGTTTCATAAGAAGGTCACATCTTGTTCAACAtaaggcaatccacacaggagagagaccccacaagtgcttggactgtgggaaaagtttcatacgaAGGTCAGAATTTGTTtatcatcaggcaatccacacaggagagagaccgcATAAGTGctttgactgtgggaaaagtttcatacggCAGTCAGCCCTTGTTAGACATAAAGTAgttcacacaggagagagaccccacaagtgcttggactgtgggaaaagttacaTAAGAAGGTCAAACCTTGTTCAGCAtaaggcaatccacacaggagagagaccccacaagtgcttggactgtgggaaaagtttcctaCAAAGGTCACACCTTGTTCAACATCAG gcagtccacacaggagagagaccccacaagtgcttggactgtgggaaaagttacaTAAGAAGGTCACACCTTGTTCAACATAAGGCaatccatacaggagagagaccccacaagtgcttggactgtgggaaaagttacaTAAGAAGGTCACAGCTTGTTCAACAtaaggcaatccacacaggagagagaccgcCACAGGTGCTTGCTCTGTAG
- the LOC115640746 gene encoding zinc finger protein 585B-like isoform X5 encodes MQENYEMVTSLGFPIPKPELIVQLEQEEQWVPDLQACEERRLLRCPHTAGAERGNENVEGNHHQEIPGEVQPQGTFVGGAEGKCFSSKSAQKSLKKSYTGERPHKCLDCGKSFIRQSALVRHKVVHTGERPHKCLDCGKNFIRRSEFVYHQAIHTGERPHKCLDCGKSFVRRSQLVQHQAIHTGERPHKCLDCGKSFIRQSALFRHKVVHAGGRTHKCLDCAKSFMQRSHLVKHQAIHTGERLHKCLDCGKSFLQRSHLVQHQAIHTGERPYKCLDCGKSFILRSALVRHKVVHTGERLHKCLDCGKSFIRRSELVYHQAIHTRERPHKCVDCGQSFIRKSELVQHKAIHTGERPHKCLDCGQSFIRRLNHVCHQSVHTRQRPHKCVDCDKSFIRRSHLVQHKAIHTGERPHKCLDCGKSFIRRSEFVYHQAIHTGERPHKCFDCGKSFIRQSALVRHKVVHTGERPHKCLDCGKSYIRRSNLVQHKAIHTGERPHKCLDCGKSFLQRSHLVQHQAIHTGERPPQVLAL; translated from the exons atgcaggagaactacgagatggtgacctcgctgg GATTtcccattcccaaacctgagctgattGTCCAGCTGGAACAGGAAGAGCAGTGGGTGCCCGATCTCCAGGCCTGCGAGGAAAGAAGGCTTCTGAGATGCCCCCATACAG CAGGTGCTGAGCGAGGGAATGAGAATGTGGAGGGGAATCATCATCAGGAAATTCCTGGAGAAGTGCAACCACAGGGGACCTTTGTGGGAGGAGCTGAAGGGAAATGTTTCAGTTCAAAGTCAGCACAAAAGTCACTTAAGAAAAGctacacaggagagagaccccacaagtgcttagactgtgggaaaagtttcatacgtCAGTCAGCCCTTGTTAGACATAAAGtagtccacacaggagagagaccccacaagtgcttggactgtgggaaaaattTCATACGAAGGTCAGAATTTGTTtatcatcaggcaatccacacaggagagagaccccacaagtgtttggactgtgggaaaagtttcgtAAGAAGGTCACAGCTTGTtcaacatcaggcaatccacacaggagagagaccccataagtgcttagactgtgggaaaagtttcatacgtCAGTCAGCCCTTTTTAGACATAAAGTAGTCCACGCAGGAGGGAGaacccacaagtgcttggactgtgcaAAAAGTTTCATGCAAAGGTCacaccttgttaaacatcaggcaatccatacaggagagagactccacaagtgcttggactgtgggaaaagtttcctaCAAAGGTCACACCTTGTtcaacatcaggcaatccacacaggagagagaccctataagtgcttagactgtgggaaaagtttcatactgCGGTCAGCCCTTGTTAGACATAAAGtagtccacacaggagagagactccacaagtgcttggactgtgggaaaagcttcatacGAAGGTCAGAATTGGTTtatcatcaggcaatccacacaagagagagaccccacaagtgcgtGGACTGTGGGCAAAGTTTCATAAGAAAGTCCGAGCTTGTTCAACAtaaggcaatccacacaggagagagaccccacaagtgcttggactgtgggcaAAGTTTCATACGAAGGTTAAACCATGTTTGTCATCAGTCAGTCCACACAAGacagagaccccacaagtgcgtGGACTGTGACAAAAGTTTCATAAGAAGGTCACATCTTGTTCAACAtaaggcaatccacacaggagagagaccccacaagtgcttggactgtgggaaaagtttcatacgaAGGTCAGAATTTGTTtatcatcaggcaatccacacaggagagagaccgcATAAGTGctttgactgtgggaaaagtttcatacggCAGTCAGCCCTTGTTAGACATAAAGTAgttcacacaggagagagaccccacaagtgcttggactgtgggaaaagttacaTAAGAAGGTCAAACCTTGTTCAGCAtaaggcaatccacacaggagagagaccccacaagtgcttggactgtgggaaaagtttcctaCAAAGGTCACACCTTGTTCAACATCAG gcaatccacacaggagagagaccgcCACAGGTGCTTGCTCTGTAG
- the LOC115640746 gene encoding zinc finger protein 585B-like isoform X2, producing the protein MQENYEMVTSLGFPIPKPELIVQLEQEEQWVPDLQACEERRLLRCPHTGAERGNENVEGNHHQEIPGEVQPQGTFVGGAEGKCFSSKSAQKSLKKSYTGERPHKCLDCGKSFIRQSALVRHKVVHTGERPHKCLDCGKNFIRRSEFVYHQAIHTGERPHKCLDCGKSFVRRSQLVQHQAIHTGERPHKCLDCGKSFIRQSALFRHKVVHAGGRTHKCLDCAKSFMQRSHLVKHQAIHTGERLHKCLDCGKSFLQRSHLVQHQAIHTGERPYKCLDCGKSFILRSALVRHKVVHTGERLHKCLDCGKSFIRRSELVYHQAIHTRERPHKCVDCGQSFIRKSELVQHKAIHTGERPHKCLDCGQSFIRRLNHVCHQSVHTRQRPHKCVDCDKSFIRRSHLVQHKAIHTGERPHKCLDCGKSFIRRSEFVYHQAIHTGERPHKCFDCGKSFIRQSALVRHKVVHTGERPHKCLDCGKSYIRRSNLVQHKAIHTGERPHKCLDCGKSFLQRSHLVQHQATHTGERPHKCLDCGKSFMLQSALVRHRVIHTRERPHKCLDCGKSFIQRSEFVYHQAVHTGERPHKCLDCGKSYIRRSHLVQHKAIHTGERPHKCLDCGKSYIRRSQLVQHKAIHTGERPPQVLAL; encoded by the exons atgcaggagaactacgagatggtgacctcgctgg GATTtcccattcccaaacctgagctgattGTCCAGCTGGAACAGGAAGAGCAGTGGGTGCCCGATCTCCAGGCCTGCGAGGAAAGAAGGCTTCTGAGATGCCCCCATACAG GTGCTGAGCGAGGGAATGAGAATGTGGAGGGGAATCATCATCAGGAAATTCCTGGAGAAGTGCAACCACAGGGGACCTTTGTGGGAGGAGCTGAAGGGAAATGTTTCAGTTCAAAGTCAGCACAAAAGTCACTTAAGAAAAGctacacaggagagagaccccacaagtgcttagactgtgggaaaagtttcatacgtCAGTCAGCCCTTGTTAGACATAAAGtagtccacacaggagagagaccccacaagtgcttggactgtgggaaaaattTCATACGAAGGTCAGAATTTGTTtatcatcaggcaatccacacaggagagagaccccacaagtgtttggactgtgggaaaagtttcgtAAGAAGGTCACAGCTTGTtcaacatcaggcaatccacacaggagagagaccccataagtgcttagactgtgggaaaagtttcatacgtCAGTCAGCCCTTTTTAGACATAAAGTAGTCCACGCAGGAGGGAGaacccacaagtgcttggactgtgcaAAAAGTTTCATGCAAAGGTCacaccttgttaaacatcaggcaatccatacaggagagagactccacaagtgcttggactgtgggaaaagtttcctaCAAAGGTCACACCTTGTtcaacatcaggcaatccacacaggagagagaccctataagtgcttagactgtgggaaaagtttcatactgCGGTCAGCCCTTGTTAGACATAAAGtagtccacacaggagagagactccacaagtgcttggactgtgggaaaagcttcatacGAAGGTCAGAATTGGTTtatcatcaggcaatccacacaagagagagaccccacaagtgcgtGGACTGTGGGCAAAGTTTCATAAGAAAGTCCGAGCTTGTTCAACAtaaggcaatccacacaggagagagaccccacaagtgcttggactgtgggcaAAGTTTCATACGAAGGTTAAACCATGTTTGTCATCAGTCAGTCCACACAAGacagagaccccacaagtgcgtGGACTGTGACAAAAGTTTCATAAGAAGGTCACATCTTGTTCAACAtaaggcaatccacacaggagagagaccccacaagtgcttggactgtgggaaaagtttcatacgaAGGTCAGAATTTGTTtatcatcaggcaatccacacaggagagagaccgcATAAGTGctttgactgtgggaaaagtttcatacggCAGTCAGCCCTTGTTAGACATAAAGTAgttcacacaggagagagaccccacaagtgcttggactgtgggaaaagttacaTAAGAAGGTCAAACCTTGTTCAGCAtaaggcaatccacacaggagagagaccccacaagtgcttggactgtgggaaaagtttcctaCAAAGGTCACACCTTGTTCAACATCAGgcaacccacacaggagagagaccgcataagtgcttagactgtgggaaaagtttcatgcTGCAGTCAGCCCTTGTTAGACATAGAGTaatccacacaagagagagaccccacaagtgcttggactgtggaaaAAGCTTCATACAAAGGTCAGAATTTGTTTATCATCAGgcagtccacacaggagagagaccccacaagtgcttggactgtgggaaaagttacaTAAGAAGGTCACACCTTGTTCAACATAAGGCaatccatacaggagagagaccccacaagtgcttggactgtgggaaaagttacaTAAGAAGGTCACAGCTTGTTCAACAtaaggcaatccacacaggagagagaccgcCACAGGTGCTTGCTCTGTAG
- the LOC115640746 gene encoding zinc finger protein 160-like isoform X3, with protein MPPYSTMTPVWIVSLPPGAERGNENVEGNHHQEIPGEVQPQGTFVGGAEGKCFSSKSAQKSLKKSYTGERPHKCLDCGKSFIRQSALVRHKVVHTGERPHKCLDCGKNFIRRSEFVYHQAIHTGERPHKCLDCGKSFVRRSQLVQHQAIHTGERPHKCLDCGKSFIRQSALFRHKVVHAGGRTHKCLDCAKSFMQRSHLVKHQAIHTGERLHKCLDCGKSFLQRSHLVQHQAIHTGERPYKCLDCGKSFILRSALVRHKVVHTGERLHKCLDCGKSFIRRSELVYHQAIHTRERPHKCVDCGQSFIRKSELVQHKAIHTGERPHKCLDCGQSFIRRLNHVCHQSVHTRQRPHKCVDCDKSFIRRSHLVQHKAIHTGERPHKCLDCGKSFIRRSEFVYHQAIHTGERPHKCFDCGKSFIRQSALVRHKVVHTGERPHKCLDCGKSYIRRSNLVQHKAIHTGERPHKCLDCGKSFLQRSHLVQHQATHTGERPHKCLDCGKSFMLQSALVRHRVIHTRERPHKCLDCGKSFIQRSEFVYHQAVHTGERPHKCLDCGKSYIRRSHLVQHKAIHTGERPHKCLDCGKSYIRRSQLVQHKAIHTGERPPQVLAL; from the exons ATGCCCCCATACAG CACAATGACTCCTGTCTGGATTGTGTCTCTCCCACCAGGTGCTGAGCGAGGGAATGAGAATGTGGAGGGGAATCATCATCAGGAAATTCCTGGAGAAGTGCAACCACAGGGGACCTTTGTGGGAGGAGCTGAAGGGAAATGTTTCAGTTCAAAGTCAGCACAAAAGTCACTTAAGAAAAGctacacaggagagagaccccacaagtgcttagactgtgggaaaagtttcatacgtCAGTCAGCCCTTGTTAGACATAAAGtagtccacacaggagagagaccccacaagtgcttggactgtgggaaaaattTCATACGAAGGTCAGAATTTGTTtatcatcaggcaatccacacaggagagagaccccacaagtgtttggactgtgggaaaagtttcgtAAGAAGGTCACAGCTTGTtcaacatcaggcaatccacacaggagagagaccccataagtgcttagactgtgggaaaagtttcatacgtCAGTCAGCCCTTTTTAGACATAAAGTAGTCCACGCAGGAGGGAGaacccacaagtgcttggactgtgcaAAAAGTTTCATGCAAAGGTCacaccttgttaaacatcaggcaatccatacaggagagagactccacaagtgcttggactgtgggaaaagtttcctaCAAAGGTCACACCTTGTtcaacatcaggcaatccacacaggagagagaccctataagtgcttagactgtgggaaaagtttcatactgCGGTCAGCCCTTGTTAGACATAAAGtagtccacacaggagagagactccacaagtgcttggactgtgggaaaagcttcatacGAAGGTCAGAATTGGTTtatcatcaggcaatccacacaagagagagaccccacaagtgcgtGGACTGTGGGCAAAGTTTCATAAGAAAGTCCGAGCTTGTTCAACAtaaggcaatccacacaggagagagaccccacaagtgcttggactgtgggcaAAGTTTCATACGAAGGTTAAACCATGTTTGTCATCAGTCAGTCCACACAAGacagagaccccacaagtgcgtGGACTGTGACAAAAGTTTCATAAGAAGGTCACATCTTGTTCAACAtaaggcaatccacacaggagagagaccccacaagtgcttggactgtgggaaaagtttcatacgaAGGTCAGAATTTGTTtatcatcaggcaatccacacaggagagagaccgcATAAGTGctttgactgtgggaaaagtttcatacggCAGTCAGCCCTTGTTAGACATAAAGTAgttcacacaggagagagaccccacaagtgcttggactgtgggaaaagttacaTAAGAAGGTCAAACCTTGTTCAGCAtaaggcaatccacacaggagagagaccccacaagtgcttggactgtgggaaaagtttcctaCAAAGGTCACACCTTGTTCAACATCAGgcaacccacacaggagagagaccgcataagtgcttagactgtgggaaaagtttcatgcTGCAGTCAGCCCTTGTTAGACATAGAGTaatccacacaagagagagaccccacaagtgcttggactgtggaaaAAGCTTCATACAAAGGTCAGAATTTGTTTATCATCAGgcagtccacacaggagagagaccccacaagtgcttggactgtgggaaaagttacaTAAGAAGGTCACACCTTGTTCAACATAAGGCaatccatacaggagagagaccccacaagtgcttggactgtgggaaaagttacaTAAGAAGGTCACAGCTTGTTCAACAtaaggcaatccacacaggagagagaccgcCACAGGTGCTTGCTCTGTAG